GCCTATAGCCTATCATCTCGATGAGCTTAACTATGCCCTCGCTATCGCCCCAGCCCACATCGAGGCCTATCTCCTCCCTCGACACGATACCCCTCTCCTTCAGTTCCAACACGAAGGCCAACAGGTTGCCCAAGCTTATGGTGTCCAGCCCCAGGTTATCGGCCACCTCAGCCGCGTAAGCTAGGTCATCCATATCCTTGAGCGCCAAGTTGGATCCCATCATCCCTATCGTCTCGTACTCGGGGGCCTTTATCACACCTCTCCTCGTGTTTATCTTCCTCTTACAGGCTAGGGGGCAGGAGTGACAGGCGAACCTGCTGTGGAACTTCTGCTTCACTACATCAGTGTTTATGAACTTAGCGTGTTCATAATAACCTTCCCTGAAGTTCAGGTGTGGGAGAGCCCCTACGTTATTGCTCAGGTCAACTATTATCGGTGTACCGTCTGTCTTGGCCCATAGGTTAGCTTCGGTGAGGACGCTCTCCTTCATCAGCCTCGCTATGGTATCCCTGAACCTTCCAGGGTTAGGAAGCTCTAACTTCCTCTCCTCAGCTCTGACGACTATTCCCTTGAGCTTCTTTGATCCGAAAACAGCACCTATACCTCCTCTAGCTGCTACGAAGTACTCATCCACGTGAACTGAGGAGATCAGGCTGAGCCTCTCACCGGCGGGTCCTATCACCATCGTCCTGACGTTGCTCCCGTGCTCCTTCTTGAGCTCCTCCATCGCTTCCCTCACTTTCATCCCCCAGAGGTGGCTAGCGTCCCTTATCTCAGCTATACCATCGCTTATGTACACGTATACCGGTTTCTCGGCTACTTCCTCTATTATCACAGCATCGTAGCCTGCATACTTCAGCTCAGGACCGAAGGAACCACCCACGTAATTATCGTTTATCGTGCCCGTCTTCGGGGACTTCGAGACGACGGCGAATCTACCGCTCAGTGGAGCCACCGTGCCCGTGAGAGGTCCCGTGGCTATGACGATCTTGTTCTCAGGGCCTAGGGCGTTGGCCTTGGGAGGCACCTCCTCGTATACGTACCTTATCCCCAGCCCCCTCCCTCCTAGGTAGAGGGCGAGCCAGTCCCTCCTGGGAGGCTCCGTACTAATATTTCCCGTTCTTAGGTTAATCCGTAGAATTTTTTCAGCATAGATCGAGACCATGCCACCACCCGTGCGGTCCCTGAGTTGGGAGAAATTGATAAATATTTCGCATCTACTGGAAGCTCACCGAAGTCCCAGTGGATATTTGGAAAAATTTCTAATTATATCGCGAACGGACCGTGGTCCAATTATATATCATTCACGCCTTAGCGTAAAGCGGAGGCGGTGCATGAGCTACGCGGTCTACTCAATGATCGGCTACGGTCACTTCAGGGCAGCTTACCCGCTCAGGGGATTCGCTGAGTTAGTGAGGGCTGATAACTACGAGGGGATACCCAAGGGGGATAGGGCCCTATGGTGGTTGCTCTCCTCAGGTTACGCTGGCATAACGAGATCAGCCGATCTCCCTCTACTGGGGAGGCTCTCTTTCCTCTCCTTCGACTACTTCCAGAGGGTCCCCAGCTTCTACCCCAGGAGGGACCTATCGAGGCCTAACTTAGCCCTCCTATTCATATATGGCCTCATTGGGATTGGTTTCGGAAGGGATCTCATAAGGAAGCTCTCTAGGGAACCTCTACCTATGATATCGACTTACTTCATACCCGCCTTCATGGCCGAGCACTACGAGTACCCTGGCGAGATATACTGCCTCGTCTGCGATGCCGATATAGCCAGGACCTGGGCCCCCCTCAGGCCGAGGGAGTCGAGGGTGAAGTACCTGGCCCCTACCCAGAGGGTAGCGGAGAGACTGAAGGACTACGGGATTAAGGAGGAGAACATAAAGCTAACCGGATTCCCGCTCCCGATGGAGCTGATAGGCGAGGATATGAGCGTGCTTAAGGAGGACTTCTCGAGGAGATTGCCCAACCTGGACCCTAGCGGGGTCTTCATAGATAAGTACGCTCCTCTCCTTAAGGAGAAGCTTGGAGGACTTCCTGAGAGCTCAGATCACCCCCTAACGATAATGTTCTCAGTAGGGGGGACCGGTGTCCAAGCGAAGCTGGGAGCGGAGCTACTCAGGAAGCTAGCTAGCAAGCTAGCCAGGGGAGAGATGAGGTTAGTGATCTCGGTAGGCGTTAGAAGGGAGCTGAGGGATTACTACTCGCGCTGGATGGATAAGCTCGGGTTGAGGGGACTCTCGGATGAGGGCATCACCTTAGTGTTCGACGAGAGTCCCGAGGGCTACATCAGGAAGTTCAATGAGTCCCTGAGGAGAAGCGATATACTATGGACGAAGCCGTCGGAGCTATCTTTCTACGCGGCTCTAGGGATACCCATCCTGGCCTCGAAGCCCGTAGGTTCTCATGAGGTCTCCAACCTGAGGTGGTTGATCAAGGGAGGTTACGGGATGGCTCAGGGGGATATCAAGTACCTCGATCAGTGGTTCTTCGACTGGTTGAGGAGCGGTTACTTCGCTGAGAAGGCCATAGAGGGCTTCTTAGAGTTGGAGAAGTTGGGGGTACTGAGGGTGAGGGAAGCCGTGTTAGGTCGCTGAGCCCATGGGGGGTGATGTTGAACCGATGATCCTCGAAAGGGCCCATAAAAATGATAAGAGTATCTTATGTTCTGTAGTATAGGATTAAATTATTCCCAGAGTTTCGGTGATCTGAGGGAACCTTCGCGTTCGTAAGCCCTCCGTTGAAGTCGGTTAGAGGCTCCGGATGTCTATTAACGAAGTGAATGGGGACTGAAAGGATTAAATATGGTTTTGATCGAGCTTAAAGCCATCCGGGTATCTCTTGAGGTTTTCAGCGGAATGCAGGTCGATCCCATCGCATGTGGGAGATCAAAGCTGTCAAGACCGTTCGCGATACCTTTTTATACCGGGAGTTCCGTTTCTCAAGAGGATGTCCCTCCTAGAGGAGCTACTCAAGGAACTAGATGAAAACCCGGAGTTAGCTAAGGAGTTAGCTAAAAAGCTGCTTAGCCATCTGGAGTCTGAATTATCCCTTCTTACTATTCAAATGAGGAGGCTCATTGATCAGATAGCTACTCTGGTTGAGGAGCAGGCTAAGCTCAGGGAGGACTTCAACCGCGAGGTCACGAGGATATGGGAGGAGATAAGGGGCATAAAGGAGGAGCAGGCTAGGACCTGGAGGGCGATAGAGGAACTCAGGGAGGACTTCAACCGCNNNNNNNNNNNNNNNNNNNNNNNNNNNNNNNNNNNNNNNNNNNNNNNNNNNNNNNNNNNNNNNNNNNNNNNNNNNNNNNNNNNNNNNNNNNNNNNNNNGCGAGGTCACGAGGATATGGGAGGAGATAAGGGGCATAAAGGAGGAGCAGGCTAAGCTCAGGGAGGACTTCAACCGCGAGGTCACGAGGATATGGGAGGAGATAAGGGGCATAAAGGAGGAGCAGGCTAAGCTCAGGGAGGACTTCAACCGCGAGGTCACGAGGATATGGGAGGAGATAAGGGGCATAAAGGAGGAGCAGGCTAGGACCTGGAGGGCGATAGAGGAGCTTCAGAGGTCCATCCTGGGACTCGATAGGAAGGTCGACCAGATGTATGAGGGGCTCAGGTCTTCCATGATGTACGTGTTCGGTGAGATGAGGAAGTTCGCTGGGTTGACCTTCGAGGAGTTCGTGAGGATCTTCTTGACCGATATGATGAGGAGGTCCGGAGAGGTACCGCAGGATAGGGAGCTCAGATCAGAGGAGGTCGAGGGAGAGCAGATAGATCTCTTCCTCGAGGAGCCTCTCATAGTGGGTGAGACGACTATGCACGCTGAGTCCGATGAGGAGATCGATAAGCTCCTCAGGAAGGCTAAGATAGTGGCGGAGAAGTTCGGAAGAGAACCTAGGAAGGTACTCGTGGTCGAGACGGCCCCCAAGGAGATAGCTAGGGTACTACGCAGGAGGGCTCAGGAGAGCGGTGTTGAACTGATACTCGGTAGGGAGCTTTGAGGGATCGAAAACGGGCTGGGTAAAGTTGCCGATCTTCGCCAACATCCTCTAAGGAAGCGAAAAGAGAGGCTTTCCCTATGGATCCGTGTTCCTCATTTACCTGGCCATCTTCGATGGAGGATCGAGATCGTGGAGTTAGTGTCAGCGGTTAACCTAGTGCTTTTTATCCTGTGCGGTCGGTGAGGTCAAGTGATGGTATGTCCGTTGCGAGGGCTCTGGAGAAGGTCATAGAGGTCGACGATAGGGAGATCCTGAAGGCGTTGGGCGATGTCGAAAGCCCTCCCCTGAGTAGGGTAAGCTATACAGACGCGATTCACCCCTCCGGTATACCTCCCCAGCCTGAGATCGAATTCTTGAGACCTGAGGACCTCAAGACAGATAAGGAGCTCTTCATGGGGGTGGATCTGCTCCGCAGCCTCGGCTACCCGGAGGATCCGGAGTCGATTAAGAAGGGGGCCGAGAGGTTGCTGAGCATCATGAGGAAGTGGGAGGGAGTAAAAGCGGAAGACAGCCCTAAGTCGCACATAGCATTATCCCTGCCCGAGAGGGAGCACTTGGAGGGAGTGAGGGGCAGGTGGACCGACTTCGTGTGGAGACCGAGGGCCTACGATGGTAGTGAGGCTCCCGATTTCGAGGGTTGGGTCAGGGATCTGAGCTCCATAGCAGATGCTCTGAGGGGAGAGGGGATCAGAGTGACCTTCTACGGTGGAGATTCTGTCAAGGTGATGGAAGAATTGGGCTATGAAGTTGTTAGGGTGAACTTAAGCGGGGAATTGCCTAAGCTAGGTTACCCCAGGGATCCCAGCGTCGCTTGGTCCAGCTCCCCGGTCATAATGAACATGACGTTGGAACACAGGAGGGGTGAGGAGGATGCAGCAACTCAGTTCTTCAGTAAAATAGGACTGAAGCCCGCCTTCAGGCCCAGGTACTGGTTCGATGGTAGGCTTTTAGTGAGGGCCAGGGCCGAGGGGGGGAACTTCATAGTGGTGAGGGGGGAGGAGAGGACCGCTCTGTTCACGGGAATAGGGATAAGGGGTAGCAATAGGGCTGCTATAGAGCTGATAAGGGAGTACCTCTCCCTGAGGGGGATCGATGTCGATGTGTACGGGGTCCCGCTCCCGGGCTACATCAGGGACTGGAGGACCGGGGCCGTTCACCTAGATGTGGTGATGATGAACGCGGGACCCTGTGTCATCTTAAGTCCGGGGAGGATGGGATTCTACTGCTTCCTGAAGTTCAGTTCCTCAGTGGAGCTGATCGAGGCTGGGGTCGCCTTCAAGGAGCTGGGTGTGGAGGTGGATGAGATGCCGGTCAGGGGTAGCGAGATAACGTTGGTCAACGCCCTGAACATAGGCAAGGGGAAGCTAGTTGTGGATGCCTACAA
This is a stretch of genomic DNA from Candidatus Korarchaeum sp.. It encodes these proteins:
- a CDS encoding aldehyde ferredoxin oxidoreductase family protein → MVSIYAEKILRINLRTGNISTEPPRRDWLALYLGGRGLGIRYVYEEVPPKANALGPENKIVIATGPLTGTVAPLSGRFAVVSKSPKTGTINDNYVGGSFGPELKYAGYDAVIIEEVAEKPVYVYISDGIAEIRDASHLWGMKVREAMEELKKEHGSNVRTMVIGPAGERLSLISSVHVDEYFVAARGGIGAVFGSKKLKGIVVRAEERKLELPNPGRFRDTIARLMKESVLTEANLWAKTDGTPIIVDLSNNVGALPHLNFREGYYEHAKFINTDVVKQKFHSRFACHSCPLACKRKINTRRGVIKAPEYETIGMMGSNLALKDMDDLAYAAEVADNLGLDTISLGNLLAFVLELKERGIVSREEIGLDVGWGDSEGIVKLIEMIGYRRGFGDLIADGVMRAAERIGKGSEKYAMHIKGSEIPAYDPRGSWGMALAYATSDRGACHLRAWTIASEAFGNMPPHTYEGKAKLTKDLQDLNSVKWSLIICDFWALGFQEIADLLSAAMDKEFTVPQVQEIGERIWNLARMFNLREGFTRKDDYPPSRFFDEPHTRGPTAGIKLDREGYERVLDEYYSLRGWDREGRPFKETLERLGLSEDLRLS